The Paenibacillus macerans genome includes a window with the following:
- a CDS encoding pectinesterase family protein, translating to MLVGKESFCDYRTIGEAVDALERDAAMQPETLYILAGRYEEQVVIYRSHLRIVGIGYVEIAMNRYAKERDEHGEEIGTFATPTLFLGGSHLVVENLTISNTAGQGERIGQAVAVYAHCDQAVFRNCTFKGHQDTLFTGPLPPAPRERAAFGGIPLKEHHEHYRQHYQNCYIEGTVDFIFGGAAAVFEACEIRSLVHEGCGVGYITAASTPQGQQHGYVFRDCFLTAEPGVPKASVYLGRPWREYAQTVFVDCLMDEHIHPKGWDNWNNPANEATVRYMELGTRSKDAARLRSLRVPWAGYAEDTAKEYEYRPEHVFSGTDFWRQERLDR from the coding sequence ATGCTGGTAGGAAAAGAATCGTTTTGCGATTACCGGACGATCGGGGAAGCGGTGGATGCGCTGGAGCGGGATGCCGCCATGCAGCCGGAAACCCTGTACATTTTGGCGGGACGATATGAAGAACAGGTGGTGATTTACCGCTCCCATCTTCGCATCGTCGGCATCGGGTACGTCGAAATCGCGATGAACCGGTATGCCAAGGAGCGGGATGAACACGGCGAGGAAATCGGGACGTTTGCCACGCCGACATTGTTTTTGGGCGGCAGCCATCTCGTTGTGGAGAATCTGACGATCTCGAACACGGCCGGGCAGGGCGAGCGGATAGGGCAGGCGGTGGCGGTGTATGCGCATTGCGACCAGGCAGTGTTCCGAAACTGTACGTTCAAAGGGCATCAGGATACGCTGTTCACGGGCCCGTTGCCCCCGGCGCCGCGGGAAAGGGCCGCGTTCGGCGGGATTCCGCTTAAGGAGCATCATGAGCATTACCGCCAGCACTATCAAAACTGCTATATCGAAGGGACGGTCGATTTCATCTTCGGCGGAGCGGCGGCGGTGTTCGAGGCTTGCGAAATCCGCAGCCTCGTTCATGAAGGCTGCGGCGTCGGCTATATAACGGCAGCGTCGACGCCGCAGGGGCAGCAGCACGGCTACGTCTTCCGCGATTGTTTTCTGACGGCGGAACCGGGCGTTCCTAAAGCTTCGGTATACTTGGGGCGCCCTTGGCGGGAGTATGCGCAAACCGTGTTTGTTGATTGCCTGATGGATGAACATATTCATCCTAAGGGCTGGGACAACTGGAACAATCCCGCCAACGAGGCGACGGTCCGGTATATGGAATTGGGGACAAGAAGCAAGGATGCCGCCCGGCTGCGCTCGTTGCGTGTTCCGTGGGCGGGATATGCGGAAGACACGGCGAAAGAATACGAGTATCGCCCGGAACATGTATTTTCGGGGACGGATTTTTGGCGGCAGGAAAGGCTTGATAGGTAA
- a CDS encoding extracellular solute-binding protein: protein MFRKKRGLKSMFCAFAICLIAVSLLGGCMNRDAKHAAAGEDRTFISILVPLHFPQPPSKDVVAEIERLTGVQLDLRWVPEGVYTDKMMTGLTTNSLAKVSFVKFSDYNLVKNAIRSDVFWEIGPFLEEFPNLGKLERKILDQTAVDGKIYGLYTERPSSRQGVILRKDWLDHLGLKAPQTLEDLYEVMKQFTYNDPDGNGKQDTLGVVDRNDLVYGIFKTLSSYFGTPNNWKIEDGHVIPEFMTDEYMDTMNFMKKLYDEKLINQDFPLTSKEIQRDKFIRGEAGVFIGSMTDVQRLSIEARAINPDAEFTLVNRIKGPHGYKVWSIPNYNGLYLFSKKAIPTEEELREVLGFFDRTMDKDVANIMMYGFEGRHYYTENGKVVLPEETSQLRVYEVNPLYSLLIADISNKNIMEVAKKEQLTYIADQLSKDNESFLALDPTVQLNSPTFDEKNAELSAIIADATYNYILGHIDAEGFKQEIERWQLSGGETIIREFEASLAEQKSDIRLFKTRL, encoded by the coding sequence ATGTTCAGAAAAAAACGCGGATTAAAAAGCATGTTTTGCGCGTTTGCTATTTGTCTGATCGCCGTTTCTCTGCTTGGCGGCTGCATGAACCGGGACGCAAAACACGCGGCGGCCGGCGAAGATCGTACTTTTATTTCGATTTTGGTACCGCTTCATTTTCCTCAGCCGCCCTCCAAAGATGTCGTAGCGGAAATCGAGCGGCTGACGGGGGTGCAGCTTGACCTTCGCTGGGTGCCGGAGGGCGTTTATACCGACAAGATGATGACCGGGCTGACGACCAATTCCTTGGCCAAAGTCAGCTTCGTGAAATTTTCCGATTACAATCTGGTCAAAAATGCGATTCGTTCGGACGTTTTCTGGGAAATCGGGCCGTTTTTGGAGGAGTTTCCGAACCTCGGCAAGCTTGAACGGAAGATTTTGGATCAGACTGCGGTGGACGGAAAAATATACGGATTATATACCGAGCGCCCCTCCTCGCGGCAAGGGGTTATTCTGCGCAAGGACTGGCTTGACCATCTCGGTTTAAAAGCGCCGCAGACGCTGGAAGACCTGTATGAGGTGATGAAGCAATTTACATATAACGATCCGGACGGGAACGGGAAGCAGGACACGCTGGGCGTCGTGGACCGCAATGATCTCGTGTACGGCATTTTCAAGACGTTAAGCTCTTATTTCGGGACGCCGAACAATTGGAAAATTGAGGATGGCCATGTCATCCCGGAATTTATGACGGACGAGTACATGGATACGATGAATTTTATGAAAAAGCTGTACGACGAGAAGCTGATCAATCAGGATTTTCCGCTTACGAGCAAAGAGATTCAACGCGACAAGTTCATTCGCGGCGAGGCGGGCGTATTTATCGGGAGCATGACCGACGTTCAGCGGCTGTCCATTGAAGCGCGGGCGATCAATCCGGACGCCGAATTTACGCTGGTCAACCGGATCAAAGGCCCGCACGGATACAAGGTCTGGTCGATTCCGAACTACAACGGGCTTTATTTGTTTTCCAAAAAGGCGATCCCTACGGAGGAAGAACTGCGGGAGGTGCTTGGCTTTTTTGACCGGACCATGGACAAGGATGTCGCCAATATAATGATGTACGGATTTGAGGGGAGACATTATTATACGGAAAACGGGAAAGTGGTCCTTCCGGAAGAGACTTCGCAGCTTCGGGTGTACGAGGTGAACCCGCTGTATTCGCTGCTCATTGCCGACATCAGCAACAAAAATATTATGGAGGTCGCCAAAAAAGAACAGCTGACCTATATTGCGGATCAGCTCAGTAAGGACAATGAATCGTTTCTGGCCCTTGACCCGACGGTTCAGCTCAATTCACCGACCTTTGATGAGAAAAACGCCGAGCTTTCCGCGATCATCGCGGATGCCACATACAATTACATCCTTGGCCACATCGATGCCGAAGGCTTCAAGCAGGAAATCGAACGCTGGCAACTTAGCGGCGGCGAAACGATTATCCGGGAATTCGAGGCTTCACTTGCAGAACAAAAGAGCGATATAAGATTGTTCAAAACAAGGCTATAG
- a CDS encoding IS110 family transposase: MQSTTKFVGLDVSKEKISVAIADASGETPRYYGSIPHTPAALRKLIKELGPAETLSFCYEAGPTGYETYRWITSMGAHCVVIAPSLIPKRPGDHVKTDRRDAEQLARLFRAGELTPVYVPEREDEALRELVRAREAAKEDAHRARQRILKFLLRHHIEPPATIKRRWTRKYRSWLEQLTFPYEPMQVAFDEMLHTLNEIEQRMGRLEKALVQQATVGSKATLIRVLQSLRGIGLLTAVTLAAEIGSFTRFRSPAQLMAYLGLVPRESSTGLSTRRGSMTKAGNGRLRRSLVESAWSYRHRPAVKGDLAKRLDGMPADIQLLSWKAQERLHYKYRHLIFGKNKHKNVAVGAVARELTGFIWAVARTVEQPVAN, encoded by the coding sequence ATGCAGTCTACCACAAAATTCGTCGGTTTAGATGTATCCAAAGAAAAAATTTCGGTTGCTATTGCAGATGCAAGCGGTGAAACTCCTCGCTATTACGGGAGCATTCCTCACACCCCGGCGGCGCTGCGCAAGCTGATCAAAGAACTGGGACCGGCCGAAACGCTATCGTTTTGTTATGAGGCAGGTCCGACAGGTTACGAAACCTATCGCTGGATCACCTCCATGGGAGCCCATTGCGTTGTCATTGCTCCGTCGCTTATTCCCAAACGCCCTGGTGATCACGTGAAGACGGATCGACGGGACGCCGAGCAGCTTGCCCGTCTGTTTCGTGCAGGAGAATTGACTCCTGTCTACGTCCCGGAGCGGGAAGACGAGGCTTTGCGGGAGTTGGTTCGCGCCCGGGAGGCCGCCAAAGAGGACGCGCATCGGGCACGCCAGCGGATATTGAAGTTCCTGCTCCGCCATCACATCGAACCGCCGGCTACGATAAAGCGTCGTTGGACCCGGAAGTACCGTTCCTGGCTGGAGCAACTGACATTCCCTTATGAGCCCATGCAAGTAGCCTTCGACGAGATGCTCCATACCTTAAATGAGATCGAGCAGCGGATGGGGCGTTTGGAAAAAGCCTTGGTTCAGCAAGCCACGGTCGGCTCCAAGGCAACTCTGATTCGGGTGCTTCAGTCCCTGCGTGGGATTGGACTACTGACGGCCGTCACTCTAGCTGCTGAGATCGGTTCATTTACTCGCTTCCGCTCCCCGGCCCAACTCATGGCGTATTTAGGGTTGGTTCCTCGTGAGAGTTCAACCGGCCTGAGTACTCGGCGCGGAAGTATGACCAAAGCCGGTAACGGGCGCTTGCGCCGATCCTTGGTGGAATCCGCCTGGAGCTACCGTCATCGGCCTGCGGTGAAAGGAGATCTCGCCAAGCGTTTGGATGGCATGCCGGCCGATATACAACTGTTGTCGTGGAAAGCGCAAGAAAGATTGCATTACAAATACCGTCATCTCATTTTTGGAAAGAACAAACACAAAAATGTGGCCGTAGGCGCGGTGGCCAGGGAGCTAACCGGGTTCATATGGGCTGTTGCTCGAACGGTGGAACAACCGGTGGCTAACTAA
- a CDS encoding ABC transporter permease yields MQEATAPSTVTPKVQPGSRRKTGELRKRLWRNKWLYVMLLPGVLYFIIFKYLPMYGLIISFQNYKPYNGIMGSEWVGMEHFKRLFTEPDFANILMNTIVLFALNLFIYFPVPIILALMLNELRGNFFKRLFQTLVYLPHFMSWVIIVSITYVMVTMDGGIINELLVYFGFEKINFLLNPGWFRPMYILQVIWREAGWGTIIYLAAIAAIDPGLYEAARIDGAGRMRQVWHITLPAIRGVIITLFILKIGHVLDLGFEHVYLLLNSMNRQVAEIIDTYVYTAGLRQGQYSYSTAIGFFKSVIGLIMVVLVNKVAKKIGEEGVY; encoded by the coding sequence ATGCAGGAAGCGACCGCTCCGTCCACTGTTACTCCCAAGGTCCAGCCTGGCAGCCGCCGCAAGACCGGCGAGCTCAGGAAGCGGCTGTGGAGAAACAAATGGCTGTATGTCATGCTGCTGCCGGGAGTGCTTTATTTTATCATTTTCAAATATTTGCCAATGTACGGGCTGATCATTTCTTTTCAGAATTACAAGCCTTATAACGGAATTATGGGCAGCGAATGGGTCGGTATGGAGCATTTCAAACGATTGTTTACCGAACCGGACTTCGCGAACATTTTGATGAACACGATCGTTTTGTTTGCCCTCAACCTGTTCATTTATTTTCCGGTGCCGATTATCTTGGCGTTAATGCTGAACGAGCTGCGGGGCAATTTTTTCAAACGGCTGTTTCAGACGCTTGTCTATTTGCCGCACTTCATGTCCTGGGTCATCATCGTTTCGATTACTTATGTCATGGTGACGATGGACGGCGGCATTATCAACGAACTGCTGGTTTATTTCGGATTTGAAAAAATCAATTTTTTGCTGAATCCCGGCTGGTTCAGGCCGATGTATATCCTCCAGGTCATTTGGAGGGAAGCGGGTTGGGGTACGATTATCTACCTGGCGGCCATTGCGGCCATCGATCCGGGACTGTATGAAGCGGCGCGGATCGATGGAGCCGGCAGAATGCGGCAGGTATGGCATATTACGCTTCCGGCGATCCGGGGCGTCATCATCACGCTGTTTATTCTGAAAATCGGCCATGTGCTTGACCTCGGGTTTGAGCACGTCTACCTGCTATTGAACTCGATGAACCGGCAGGTTGCGGAAATCATCGACACTTACGTATACACCGCCGGTTTGCGGCAGGGGCAGTATAGTTACAGTACGGCGATCGGGTTCTTTAAATCCGTGATCGGCCTGATCATGGTCGTGCTGGTTAACAAAGTAGCCAAAAAAATCGGGGAGGAAGGCGTCTACTAG
- a CDS encoding extracellular solute-binding protein: MKKKSFTLLLTALLSLSVMLAGCGSGNNGGGAAATEPGSSTAANGENQSAGSDKPTEITIMLPLNTSETPPDTIKTELEKLTNTKLTYQFFPADTYEEKLNTAFATGSLPQVTYLKNQTTFIQMKEAIKDGQFWEIGPYMSEFPNLNKLKPEILNNTKVDGKLYSLYIGRPLARQGIIYRKDWADKLGLNAPANVDELFEMAKAFTEQDPDGNGQKDTTGIVDRNELVYGAFKTVSSWFGTPNNWGEKDGQLQPEFMFPQYIDTMDFFKKLRDNGYINQDFAATSKTDAVNMFTSGKAGLYIGGSMQDIDSIHKDLIKNAPNAVLDTHSMVAGPDGKFAQWMIPGYNNIVLFPKSAVKNEEELKKILAFFDKMMTPEVANLMYWGIEGTHYTVVEGKAQAAENKELIEREVKPFKDSVIGEFETNGMYESYNTLPGRIHAEELIKENVKVGVPDPTAALDSQTYTNKGVELQQIITDATYQYIYGQIDKAGFEKAVEQWKSRGGSKIIEEYNASK; this comes from the coding sequence ATGAAGAAAAAGTCTTTCACCCTCTTGTTGACCGCGCTTTTATCGCTAAGCGTCATGCTGGCCGGTTGTGGAAGCGGTAACAATGGAGGCGGCGCAGCCGCGACAGAACCGGGTTCGTCCACCGCGGCGAACGGAGAGAACCAATCCGCAGGGTCGGACAAACCGACGGAAATCACGATCATGCTTCCATTGAATACGTCCGAGACTCCTCCGGACACGATCAAAACCGAACTGGAGAAACTGACGAACACGAAGCTGACGTATCAGTTTTTCCCGGCCGACACTTATGAGGAAAAGCTGAATACCGCATTTGCAACAGGCTCTTTGCCGCAAGTGACCTACCTCAAAAACCAGACTACGTTTATTCAAATGAAAGAGGCGATCAAGGACGGGCAGTTTTGGGAAATCGGCCCTTATATGAGTGAATTCCCGAATCTGAACAAATTGAAGCCGGAAATTCTGAACAACACGAAAGTGGACGGCAAGCTGTATTCGCTATACATCGGCAGACCGCTTGCCCGCCAAGGCATCATTTACCGCAAGGACTGGGCGGACAAATTGGGGCTTAACGCGCCGGCCAATGTGGATGAATTGTTCGAAATGGCGAAGGCGTTCACCGAACAAGACCCGGACGGCAACGGCCAAAAGGATACGACGGGGATTGTCGACCGGAACGAATTGGTTTACGGGGCCTTTAAAACGGTATCCTCCTGGTTCGGCACGCCGAACAACTGGGGCGAGAAGGACGGTCAGCTCCAGCCGGAGTTCATGTTCCCGCAGTATATCGATACGATGGACTTTTTCAAAAAGCTTCGTGACAACGGTTACATCAACCAGGATTTTGCGGCCACGAGCAAAACCGATGCCGTCAATATGTTCACCAGCGGCAAGGCCGGACTTTATATCGGCGGGTCCATGCAGGATATCGATTCGATCCACAAGGATTTGATCAAAAACGCTCCAAATGCCGTGCTGGACACGCACAGTATGGTTGCCGGACCGGACGGAAAATTCGCCCAATGGATGATTCCGGGTTATAACAATATCGTCCTGTTCCCGAAATCCGCAGTAAAAAATGAGGAAGAGCTCAAGAAGATTCTGGCGTTCTTTGACAAGATGATGACCCCTGAAGTGGCCAATTTGATGTATTGGGGCATCGAAGGCACGCATTATACGGTAGTGGAAGGAAAAGCGCAAGCTGCGGAAAACAAGGAATTGATCGAACGCGAAGTGAAGCCGTTCAAGGACAGCGTCATCGGCGAGTTCGAAACGAACGGCATGTACGAAAGCTACAATACGCTGCCGGGGCGGATTCATGCCGAGGAATTAATCAAGGAAAATGTGAAGGTAGGCGTGCCTGACCCGACGGCGGCTCTCGACTCGCAAACCTATACGAATAAGGGAGTAGAGCTTCAGCAAATCATTACGGACGCCACGTACCAATATATCTATGGTCAAATCGACAAGGCCGGTTTTGAAAAAGCGGTGGAACAATGGAAGAGCCGCGGCGGATCGAAAATCATCGAGGAGTATAACGCATCCAAATAA
- a CDS encoding carbohydrate ABC transporter permease produces MVEDRSISGRIYAAINFTLLAIVALITVLPFIHVVAGSFTTNAELAANKFVLIPKVWSLEAYKFIFSTNTIFRAMGVSVGVTLIGTLFSMLLTALMAYALARKDLDGRKTLNFLVVFTMLFNGGLIPTFLVVKELGMIDTYASLVVPSAISAFNMIILKNFFQNIPEGLEESARIDGCSDFGILFKIVLPLSMPAIATISLFYAVTYWNTYMSAILYLNDSVKWPIQVLLRQIVVLASGLDHSSTLDGTVPPPDQTIKMAVIVVATVPILLVYPFLQKHFAKGAMLGSIKG; encoded by the coding sequence ATGGTAGAAGACAGATCCATAAGCGGCAGAATATACGCTGCCATTAATTTTACGCTGCTGGCCATCGTTGCGCTCATTACGGTGCTTCCCTTCATCCATGTCGTGGCCGGTTCGTTTACGACCAACGCGGAGCTGGCAGCCAATAAATTTGTGCTGATCCCGAAGGTGTGGAGTTTGGAAGCTTACAAATTTATTTTTTCGACGAATACAATTTTCAGGGCGATGGGCGTTTCGGTTGGCGTTACTTTGATCGGTACGCTGTTCAGCATGCTGCTGACGGCGCTGATGGCTTACGCGCTGGCCCGCAAAGATCTCGACGGCCGTAAAACGCTCAATTTCCTCGTCGTCTTTACGATGTTGTTTAACGGCGGCTTGATCCCTACGTTTCTGGTCGTCAAGGAGCTCGGGATGATCGATACGTATGCCTCGCTCGTCGTGCCGTCGGCGATCAGCGCTTTTAATATGATCATTCTTAAAAACTTCTTTCAGAACATTCCGGAAGGCCTGGAGGAATCCGCGCGGATCGACGGCTGCAGCGACTTCGGCATCCTGTTCAAAATCGTACTGCCGCTTTCGATGCCCGCAATCGCGACGATTTCCCTGTTTTATGCGGTGACGTACTGGAATACGTACATGTCGGCAATTTTGTACCTGAACGACAGCGTGAAATGGCCGATTCAGGTGCTGCTCCGGCAAATCGTCGTGCTGGCGAGCGGGCTGGATCACAGTTCCACCCTGGACGGTACGGTGCCGCCGCCGGATCAGACGATCAAGATGGCGGTCATCGTGGTCGCCACGGTGCCGATTCTGCTTGTGTATCCGTTTTTGCAGAAGCATTTCGCCAAAGGGGCCATGCTCGGCTCGATCAAAGGCTAA
- a CDS encoding glycoside hydrolase family 88/105 protein, translating to MTVRCPDTPIEWARKACDSLMDAYAAGSLPPAHRWHYHQGVFLCGMELLWEAVQDERYISYIQEYVDDLVDERGNFYFARDELDAVQAGLLLFRLYERTGAAKYRIAADKLRNLLLTLNRTSEGGYWHKDKYPYQMWLDGLYMAGVFSLKYANAFGDTGLRAEVLHQERLMRKHMKDERTGLLYHAWDESRRMPWADPQTGCSPEFWSRSLGWYGLALAQFFELLPDDEPGRDELVNALQGFVNALIRYQDRESGLWYQVVDKGERPENWLETSGSCLFVYTIAKAVQRGIADEEALSAAKKGYEGLTRAVEWDDAGRLVLPGICIGTSAGDYDNYVTRPKVNNDLHGVGAFVMACVEMESLLNRSESKQNVYV from the coding sequence ATGACAGTTCGTTGTCCGGACACACCGATCGAGTGGGCGAGGAAGGCCTGCGATTCGCTGATGGACGCTTACGCCGCCGGCAGCCTGCCGCCCGCGCACCGCTGGCATTACCATCAAGGCGTTTTCCTGTGCGGGATGGAGCTGCTTTGGGAAGCCGTTCAGGATGAGCGCTACATCTCGTATATTCAGGAGTATGTGGATGATCTGGTGGATGAGCGGGGCAATTTTTATTTTGCCAGGGATGAGCTGGACGCCGTGCAGGCGGGGCTGCTGCTGTTCAGGTTGTATGAACGGACCGGAGCGGCGAAATACCGGATCGCGGCGGATAAGCTGCGAAACCTGCTGCTGACTTTGAACAGAACGTCCGAAGGCGGTTATTGGCATAAGGATAAATATCCTTATCAAATGTGGCTTGACGGGCTTTATATGGCGGGGGTGTTCTCGCTGAAATACGCGAATGCGTTCGGGGATACGGGGCTCAGGGCAGAGGTGCTGCATCAGGAGAGACTGATGCGCAAACATATGAAGGACGAGCGGACCGGGCTGTTGTATCATGCCTGGGATGAGAGCCGGCGGATGCCATGGGCGGACCCGCAAACCGGATGTTCTCCGGAATTTTGGAGCAGGTCGCTCGGATGGTACGGCCTGGCCCTGGCGCAATTTTTTGAGCTGCTGCCTGACGATGAGCCCGGGAGGGATGAACTCGTTAACGCTTTACAAGGGTTCGTAAATGCCCTGATCCGGTATCAGGACCGGGAGAGCGGGTTATGGTACCAGGTCGTCGACAAGGGGGAGCGGCCCGAAAACTGGCTGGAAACGTCGGGCTCCTGCCTCTTTGTCTACACGATCGCCAAAGCGGTGCAGCGGGGAATCGCCGATGAAGAGGCCTTGAGCGCCGCCAAGAAAGGGTATGAAGGGCTGACCCGTGCGGTGGAGTGGGATGATGCGGGCCGGCTGGTGCTGCCGGGCATCTGTATCGGCACTTCGGCCGGTGATTACGACAATTACGTAACGCGCCCGAAAGTGAACAATGATTTGCATGGCGTCGGCGCGTTTGTGATGGCTTGCGTCGAAATGGAATCATTATTGAACAGATCGGAGAGCAAACAAAATGTGTATGTATAA
- a CDS encoding glycoside hydrolase family 28 protein — protein sequence MCMYNIADYGAVRESGVLATRAIEAAIAAASEAGGGTVVVPAGTFLTGAIFMRSNIELRLSPGAVLSFSTDPNDYPAVESRWEGVKREVHASCIYGEDLENVSVTGSGCLNGNGEPWWDKHRNRPEELKFPRPKLISFDRCRRVSIKDVTLVNSPSWTVNPICCRDVTIDNVSILNPADSPNTDGINPESCTNVRIGNCNIDVGDDCIAIKAGTEDTKERIPCENITIVNCTMVHGHGGVVLGSEMSGNIRNVTIANCVFKQTDRGIRLKSRRGRGGVVEDIRISNIVMEDVICPFIMNLYYFCGPRGKDKYVWDKNPYPVTEETPNFRRIHFSGITARQVHASAGFLYGLAERYISEITFDNIDISMAEDAIPGRPAMMAGISDMARRGFYLGNVRDVRFSRVTIENHEGPAFYIENGDDVEITDCRSKNTAKPEKLVEQVTLSSFESI from the coding sequence ATGTGTATGTATAATATCGCCGATTATGGGGCCGTCAGAGAAAGCGGGGTTTTGGCAACCCGGGCGATCGAAGCCGCCATCGCGGCCGCGAGCGAAGCGGGGGGAGGCACGGTGGTGGTTCCGGCCGGCACGTTCCTGACCGGAGCCATCTTCATGAGAAGCAATATCGAGCTGCGGCTTAGTCCCGGCGCGGTGTTGTCCTTCAGTACGGACCCAAACGATTATCCGGCCGTGGAGTCCAGATGGGAAGGGGTAAAAAGAGAGGTCCACGCCTCCTGCATTTACGGAGAGGATCTCGAAAACGTGTCCGTGACCGGAAGCGGCTGTCTGAACGGAAACGGGGAGCCGTGGTGGGATAAGCACAGAAACCGCCCGGAGGAGCTTAAGTTTCCGCGTCCGAAGCTGATCAGCTTTGACCGCTGCCGGAGGGTAAGCATCAAGGATGTAACTTTGGTCAACTCGCCGAGTTGGACGGTCAACCCGATTTGCTGCCGCGATGTGACGATCGACAATGTGTCGATTCTGAACCCCGCGGACTCGCCGAATACGGACGGCATCAACCCGGAGTCGTGCACGAATGTCCGCATCGGCAACTGCAATATCGATGTAGGGGACGACTGTATCGCCATCAAGGCGGGAACCGAGGATACGAAAGAGCGGATTCCGTGCGAAAATATTACCATCGTGAACTGCACGATGGTGCACGGGCATGGCGGGGTCGTGCTGGGCAGCGAGATGAGCGGGAATATCCGCAATGTGACGATAGCAAATTGCGTCTTCAAGCAAACGGACCGCGGCATCCGCCTGAAATCCCGGCGCGGCCGCGGCGGCGTCGTCGAAGATATCCGGATCAGCAATATCGTGATGGAAGACGTGATCTGCCCGTTCATTATGAATCTGTATTATTTCTGCGGACCGCGCGGCAAGGATAAATATGTTTGGGATAAAAATCCGTATCCTGTGACGGAGGAAACGCCGAACTTCCGGCGCATTCATTTTTCCGGGATCACGGCGCGCCAGGTTCACGCTTCCGCCGGGTTTCTGTACGGTCTTGCGGAGCGGTATATCTCCGAAATCACGTTCGATAACATCGACATTTCCATGGCGGAGGACGCCATTCCCGGACGCCCGGCGATGATGGCCGGCATCAGCGATATGGCGCGGCGCGGGTTCTATTTGGGGAATGTGCGGGACGTGCGGTTCAGCCGGGTAACGATTGAAAACCATGAAGGCCCGGCCTTTTACATTGAAAACGGGGATGACGTGGAAATTACGGATTGCCGGTCGAAAAATACCGCCAAGCCGGAAAAACTGGTGGAGCAGGTGACGCTCTCGTCCTTTGAATCTATATAG